TATACCTGGGAATGTAGCATTTATATCGCAAAGCGGTGCCCTAGGAATAGCTCTCATGGGTACAACAATACTTGAAAATATAGGTGTTTCATCAATAGTAAGCATAGGGAATAAAGCTGATCTTGAAGATGCAGACTTCCTAGAGTTTTTTGAAAATGATCCTAATACCTCAGTCATATTATTATATATTGAGGGTGTTAGAGACGGGAGGAGATTTATAGAGATTGCCGGTAGAGTAAGTCTGAAGAAACCAATAATAGCGATAAAGTCGGGTAGAACCGAGGCAGGTGCCAAAGCAGCTGCAAGCCATACCGGCTCCCTCGCTGGAGGGCCTGTGATATGGGAGACAGCCCTCAAACAGGCAGGCATACTATTCGCTAAAACTGTTGAGGATGCATTCGACTGGGTTAAAGCCCTCTCATGGAATCCTATACCAGCTGGCGATATGCTTGTTGTGATAACTAATGGAGGTGGTGCAGGAGTTCAGGCAACAGATACCCTAGCTGAAAACGGAATTATTCTAACGAGATCACCCAAAGATCTTGTTGAAGAGATAAAGAGATTTGCACCTCCATTTGCATCACTAGCAAATCCCATAGATATAACGGGTATGGCTCCTGATGAATGGTACTATAAAGCTCTATTAGCAGCTTTAAAGAATCCAGATGTGCATGCCATAGTTGTTCTCTACTGTCAAACAGCAGTAACAAATCCCATGGGAGTAGCTAAATCAATATTAGATGCTGTTAAAGACTCTGGTATCAAGAAACCAATAACTGTTGGTATGGTTGGTGGTGTTGAAACTTTTGAAGCAATTAAATACTTGACTAAGAATAACATACCTGCATATCCAACACCTGAAAGAGCAGCTGCAGCCATGGCCTCTATATATAGATATCTCAAGCTGAGAGACTATGTTGCAAAGCGATTAGAAGTCAGATACTGATTTTAAACAACTTTTCAATATCATCTCAATAAGAATTCTATCCTAATGTTAGCCAAGGCCTTGTCTTTTATAGTTGGAAAGAGGCTTGGTAATGCTAAATGATTCTAAATAGAGCTAGTGTTACTGTTGATACTAGGGTAATCAGTATATTGTCATCTATAGGATTAAGTTCTATTCTCTCTATTATCGTAGATAGTACTGCTGAAACTATACCTGCTAGACCTGCGTATATATATCCTATAGGTATAGTTACTATGGCCATACCTATATTTCCAATCCAATGCTTTGTTCTATATCCAAAAACAATATTTCTTATAATACCTGTTACAGCATCTCCAAAAGATATCATTAGAGCTGGTATAACAGCCCAATATGGATCTCCAAGGAGTATCCATAGGATAGCTATAGAGATTCCCCATGCAATACAAAAGTTTACTTCATATATATTCTCCTCTACTTGAAACCAATAGAGAATTCTCTTCATCTTATGTGGAAGATATATGATTAGCGCTATAATTAGAGCAAATATCATTGGGACTAAGGGCTCTTTGAAGAATAGTGGTATTAATAGCGAGACAATACCTCCTGCAGACATATGTATAATCTTTCTATTGTAATACACAGCTACATTATGCTTAATATTTCTAGAAGTCATAAAGTTGTATAGCTTTTTAGTAAGAAGAAGTACTATAAACATTATGTATATAAGAAGTAGTATTGCTATGATAGTATCATGGATAATATTCTCAATATTTATTAGATTAACTATGTTCAAAAAATCTACACCTTATTAACAACTAGAAAAGTAGGGATATATAAAGGTGTCGTAACTTATTGAGAGGATATTATTCTAGTATCACTATAGGTTATGAGCTGTTTATACATCTCTATAGGGGGTATATATATAATATATGTCTCACTCTTCTTTGAATTGGACTGAATATAATGTCTATAGCAATTGAATGCAATGGTATTGGTATACTAGCTCATAGTATTAGGAGAGAACTTAGAGATCTTATATCTAGATATCCATGGATAAGGAGATCGCTGAGAATAGTCATTTTGACGCATAGAAAATTGTTAATAGTGATAGATAATGTTGTTGAGAATAATGTTGCTGTAAAGCTCATTACTGAGATACTAGATAGACATAGCATAAAATATGCTCTCCATATGCAGGCTCCACTAAATACATAGATTTATTGTTATAAACATTAAAATTCTTGGAATGTATATATCTTTCTGGTAAATTAAATGGTTGAACTAGATGAAATAGATATATTGATACTTAGGCTCGTTATCCATGACTGTAGTTTAAGTGTAAGAGAGATTTCTAGATTATTACAGAAGTCTCCCACTACCATAGCTAAGAAGATTCAAAGGCTAAGAGATTCGGGAGTCATAGAAAGATGTGAGGCTATACTGGATTATAAGAAACTTGGATACAATATAATGGCATTGATATTGATAAATGTTGAGGGAGCTCATATAGAGGATGTAGAGAAGATGCTCTCTAGTGAACCAAATGTAAGAGCCGTCTATGACATTACAGGTGAATTTGATGTTGCTATAATTGCTCTCTTTAGAGATGTAGATGAGCTTGATAGATTTGTTAAGAGATTGTTAAAGAATCCATATGTTAAGAGAAGTGTAACTAACGTAATATTTAAAGCTGTTAAGGATGGAGTTAATATAGATGTGTTTGGTTAGCAAATAGATTAAGATATGATGATTGTGGTGGGCTCTGAATAGTGATGACACGAATCCTCTCTGATGATAAAACTTATGGTGTATAGAGATGAGATTATGAATATCATAGATACAGAATCTATTCTAACTAGTCTAGGCTATGAATATTTAAAACGTATTGAACCTCCAATAGAACCTGAGAGAGTTTCACTAAGATTTATCGATATAGTTCCAGAGCTAAAGAATTTTGAGATAGCAAATTATAATATCTATAGACATCAGCTCGAGTCTTTAGAAGGGCTTGAAAATGGTTACAACATTATTCTAAGATCTGGTACGGGATCTGGTAAGACTGAGGCATGGTTCTTCTACTTCTTTAACAAAGCTAAGAGAGATCCTAGTTATAGGGCTATAGCTCTATATCCAACACTAGCTCTAGCCAATGATCAGATAAATAGAATATCACGGTACTCATCTACAGTAGGAATAAAGGTTATGAAGCTTGATGCACAGTATAGGGATCTTATAGTTAGGGAGAGTGGTGTTGCAGGTCTAAGGAGGAGTATTGCATCATCACAGCTCATCATAACAAATCCTGCATTTCTATTGAATGAAGTTAAAAAGTTATTACTAAAACCACAAGCTTCACATCTTCAGAGCTTCTTTAAGAAACTCAATCTATTAGTTATAGATGAGATGGATTTTTATGGACCTAGAAGTATTGCTTTGATACTAGCTATGATGAAAATACTAGTTGATTATAGTGATGTAAAGCCTCAGATAGCTATTCTTACAGCAACTCTAGCTAATCCTGAAGATGTTTGTATTTACCTAGAGAAGTTAACTGGTAGAAAGTGTCTAGTAGTTGATGGTAAACCATTTAGAGTTGAGAATAGGGTTTATATTGTTTTGGGAAAGAATATTAGAGATATTTGGGAGAAGATGAGGGGGTATAGCAAAGAGATATTGAGGAGAGATGATGTTGATAGGGATATAGTTAGAGCACTTAACGATTTTGAATTCTTTCGAAGAAATCCATATAGAGTACTACAGTATCTAGAGGCACTAGGCTTTAGCGTTCCATCGATTAATATGGATTATAGAGAGATAATCTCTAACTACTCAAGAGACGATGGTGTTACACTTGTCTTTACCAGAAGTATAGCTAGGGCAGAGGAGGTAGCAAAAGGTGTAAAGGAGATTGTTGGGGATGTTGTTTCAGCTCATCATCATCTGATATCAAAATCTCTTAGGGAGATTGTAGAGGAGAAAGCTAGGAGGGGAGAGATGAAGATAATTGTTAGTCCAAGAACATTAGTGCAGGGTATTGATATAGGGACTGTTGTACGTGTTGTTCATATAGGTCTTCCAGAGAATATACGTGAGTTTATTCATAGAGAGGGTAGAAAGGGGCGTAGGAGGGAGATTCCATTTACAGAAACAGTAATAATACCGTCTACCCGATGGGATTGGGAGATACTTTCAAATGGGTTTGAAGTACTTGAGAAATGGCTTAGTCTACCACTAGAGAAAACAATTATCAATCCTAGTAATAAGTATATAAAGCTGTTTATCACCTTAGCCAAAATTCTTTCGCCATGGTATAGAGGAGATATATCAAAGGATGAATATGAGGTGTTAAAAGAGGTAAAGATTGTTAGAGCTGATGGCTCTATAGATATTGATAAAGCTAAATATGTTTGGGAGAGAATTAATTTCTATGAATTTGGTCCTCCATATGGAGTTAAGAGATATATTGAAGAGGATGGGAAGCTAATCCCCTTAGAGCCTATAGGACACTGTGATCTTGTTGAAAGATTTCAGATTGGTTGTCTAGATTCTTCACAGGATGCTATGGTTATAGGGATTGAGAAGAGTCATAAGGGTAGTAAGATTGTTAGATATGTTCTTGAGAAGAAGTTGTCGAAGCTAAATATATTTAGTATTGATGCTCTAGCAGAGGCATTTGAAGAATATAGGTATATTAAGATGCTCTGGGGCGAGGAGATATCGTTTTTAAGAGATATAGCTAGGGGTAAGCTACATAGCTATGTTTTAGCAGTTGTATATCCACCGAGACAAGGTTTTGGAGAGTTAAAGAAGATACCGAATAGGGTTCTATGGCAGTTAATATCAAATAGACCTAGAATTTCGAGAATTGGTAATAGATATATAATTTCATATGATAGAAAAACGATTTACGTACCTGTGGAAACCGCTGGTGAATATAGAGACTATACATATGGAATGATATTTGATGTTGAGGATTCCCAAGATTCTACTCTTCTAAGAATAGGTCTAGCATATCTAATGATTATACTGAGAAAAGTCTATGGAATTCCATTTGAGACTATAATGTATAGTGTTGAGAAAATTGGTGAGAAAAAATTCTTTACATTACACGAACCTGAGGCAGCAGGGCTTATAGAATCTATTGACTGGAACTTAGTGAGGAAGGTTGTAGAGGATTATAAACCTGATGAACTTGATATTATATTGATGGGACAATTAGATGATATTGCTTATTCAGAGCTATTGTCACTAGGGATAGATCTGTCTATAGTGAAAAACCTTGTGCTGAAGGTTATAGACTATATACAGTTGATGGATAGAGTATCAGTATTATTTAGAGGTAGAAAGTTTACTATACCAAAACCTAGTAAAGCTCTTAGACTTCTAAGCATTGATGCACTCTCCTATACAGTTAATGAAGAAGAGTCTATTCCTAAGGTAGTTGTAGGTCTAGATATATATGATGGTGAGGAAGAGAGGAATTGTGTAGAACTATATATAAGATATCCATTTACTCCTCCACCAAAATCTTTAAGAGATTTAGAAAATATCGTTGAGGATCTCGTATATTATAACGACTATAGTATTATAGTATTTGACAGAACATCAATAGTGAAGGAACTTGAGAATGCAAATCTAAAGAGGTTATCAAAAACTGTAAATGAAAAGGCGATAAGTCTTAAGGATCTCTTTACGAAAATTGGAATTGAAACTCTATCGTTAGGAACGATACTATCTGAAATATCTATAGAGGGATATGATATATCGAGCTATATAGAGGATATTATAGGCTTATCAAAGATTTTAATAGAGAATATGGAGGATAGCTATAAAATGGGAAAAATGTCAAAGAAGTTCATAGATAGTATTACAAGATTTCTATCAGCAAGAACTAAGGTATTATATATCCTATATCTAGCTATGAACAGTTTGATAGATGAAGTAAATAAAAAAGAATAATGAAGCATAGCTTAGGTTTAAGGATATCTATTCTAGTTCTGCTCTTAGCGAACCTCTGTTTACTAGAGATGTTACTATTCTCCAGAACTTATTCTCTGTTATCATAGATGTATCAAATCCTTGTTCCTCTAGATATTTTAGAACAGCCTCATAGAGTTCATCTATTGTGTATCTATTTATAGAACCACCAGAGATTTCCTTTATTGCTTCAATGATATCTGCATAACTTGGGAATTTTCTCTTCTTTTGAGATCTTCTCCTTCTCTCTATATTTTGTTCCTCATATTCCTCTATTTCCTGTAAGGCATCTCTTGGAATATTCATTAAAGCTTTTTCGTATTCAGACATATTCTCGATATCTCCTACAGAATTTAAATACAGGTTTTGTTTAGGTATATATAGCTTTTGTATAATACGTTATTGTGATAATTATGTTGGATGATAGAGATATTGAGCAATATCAGGCATATATATTGTATAGCAAGAATATTATAGATATAATTAAGAGAATTTCTAACTATCTTAGTGGATGCAACAAGATGTTTATAGATATAGAGCTCAAAGAGATTTCACAACAAGTATGTGGAGAGAATATGCCTAGATATGTAGAGTTGAAGAGCTATGACGATGTCAATAAGCTTATTCTTGAGAGTGAAAATGGATATGGAATTATATTTAGAGTTCCATCACCCAAAGACAATGTTTATGCAATAGCATTCATACCTATAAACAATCATAATAAGAATGTGATCCAGAGGTTGAAGAGAAGTGCCTAATCTTGGGTTTAGATTAGATAGTATAAGAGCTGAGAGATATAGTTTTGATGTAGTTCCACAGCTAAACATAAATATGAATATAATGTTTGGAAAGCCCGAGAGGAAAGATGATGGTAGTTATATAATTGGATTTGTGATAAAGGTTGATTGTGTTCCTCCTATAGCTTCTATAGATATTAAGGGTATTGTTATAGTTACACCCATAAATGTTGATGAGTCTAAAAATCTTGAGGAACACTTTAAGAAAAATACTATTCCATATCCATTAATGTTAGCCGTCTATAGCTATACCCTTCCAATAATAGCACTACTTTCTAGAGAGCTAGGTATTCCTCCTCCAGTTCAGCCACCAGTTCAGCAACAGCAAGAGAAAAGAGTTGGTTATCATCTATAAAAATGTTGCTAGATATAGCCATAGCATAGCAACTAGTATCTGTGAAGTTGTTGTTACTATTGCTATCTTTAGCCAAGAACTCCACTTTATTCTTATCTTACGTTTCTCAGTCATGGATACAGCTACTATATTTGCTGTTGAGCCTATAGGTGTATAGTTTCCACCAAAAACACCTCCAAAGAGAAGAGCGAAATATATCATGAATCCTACCATGCCAAGGCTGTTGAGGAATTGTGCTACAGGTGTAAATGTTACTATAACGGATAGATTATCCAATACAGCTGAGAGGAGTGCTGAGCTTAGCAACATTATTGGTAAAAGCAGTGTCTGGCTATTAGCTGCTGAGAATACATATGCAAGTTTTGTCATAACACCTGTATATGTTAAGCTATAACTTAGTATGAATAGACATATGAAAAACATTAGGGATGACCAATCAACGCTTCTCTCAACATGTCTAGGAATATCTTCAAGAGGTATACCTGCTATGGATAGAGCTATAAATATATATGGTATAAATGCTAGGAATGAATGAGGATCTATTATCATATCCGAGACTCTGCTCAAGAAAGATGCAATATGATCGTTTAGTGATACCATTGCTATGAATAGAACAAGAAGGATTAAGCCATAGTATATTAACCTTCTTTTCCTTGAACCATTAAGTTCAATCTCATGGTGAGTAATATAGGTCTCAATAAGTTTTCGCTGTTTTATTAACCTATCTTTAATACTATCAATGTATTTTCTCATAACAACTAATGACAAAAAAAGTAGTACTACATAATCGAGAAACGATAGTGGGAGAGCATATCGTATAAATGTAGAGATATTCATCTTTGTAGTAAATAGTAGGTAGACCCCTATAGGATTACCTATAGGGAGAGCAACACTTCCAGTATTTGTAGCTAGAACACCAAAGATTATTAAGGGCTCCACATCTATCTTTAGTATCAATCCTATCTCTAGAATAAGCATAACTATATAGATTATACTCGTAACTTCGTCAACTACTGCAGCTAGAGCTGTAGCAAGAAGGCCTACAAGTGCTATTAACATGTACACATTGCCCTTGCTAAGGTTTAGAATCTTTATTGAGAGATATCTAAATACTCCCATCTCCCTTAGAATACCAGCAAAGCTCATGGAACCTATTAGGAAGAGTATCAAGTTCCATTCTATAGCATTGTGAATTAGTGATTGTGGTGATACAATAGATAGGAATATTATTATTACAATAGCAAGAATTGCTACACCTGTCCTCCACTCCATTTTTACTATAGTAGCTGCTATAACAAATAGAAATAGTGATAGGGCAAGACTCTGTATGTATATCATTGTGGGTGAGTTTATATCTATAGTGTGAGAACTAGTATTATTTCTCTCATAGATCCATGCATCAACTAGTTTTTTACCTATAGGATCGTTGCCAACTTTAATCATTGACATTATGGAATAAGAGATAATAAACAGTATTATGTATATTATAATCATTTTGTATATTGTTTTCATACTATTTTATCGCCATAATTCGATTAATATGTATTCCAATGGAATTAATAGTTTGCCTCTTGGCTAATATTTAAGCTTTGTGTTTACTAAACATTGTATTGTTATAAACGTGTTAACTGTCTATAAAACCTATCTATCCTAGTAATATAGATTTCTAATGGTGTTATATATAAGGTTAAAAGCTTCGATAATATTTAATGATGGTATTCCCAATCTAATACTTCTAAGAGCTATATAGACATTATATCTATTATTTATATGGATTGGAGCTAGATTAAGTCTATATGCCTTGATTAAATAGTCTAATCCATCATCAAGTACTATGGCGTTTCTTTTCTTTGTATTATCAATACATGCTCTATATAAACTATATTTATCTGGCCCCACTCCCCAGTCTCTACCTATAACTATATCTATATACCTTTCTAAGCCATATTTAGCAAGAAAACGCTGTATAATGTTTGAAGCCTGTTTTGATGCTATACATATTGGGAAATATCTATGTATCCTCTCAACATCTGTAACATGTATCAAGAGCTTAGCTTTATCCAATACACTCTCTTCATATTTCTCAATGATTTTCGAGGCCTCGTTATATATATCACGATTTTGGTTCCACAGTCTATGTAGACCTCTTCTAATGGATTCCCATCTATATAGATATCCCCTAGATACAAGCTCTCTTTTAATAGCTGTCCAATCTATTGGAAGTTCTGCTATAGTTCCA
Above is a genomic segment from Ignisphaera aggregans DSM 17230 containing:
- a CDS encoding branched-chain acyl-CoA synthetase (ADP-forming) alpha subunit ;acetyl-CoA synthetase (ADP-forming) alpha subunit (COGs: COG1042 Acyl-CoA synthetase (NDP forming)~InterPro IPR005811:IPR003781~KEGG: hbu:Hbut_1336 hypothetical protein~PFAM: CoA-binding domain protein; ATP-citrate lyase/succinyl-CoA ligase~SPTR: A2BMF4 Universally conserved protein~PFAM: CoA binding domain~TIGRFAM: acetyl coenzyme A synthetase (ADP forming), alpha domain) → MTDLKYLFYPRGIAVVGASRDPNKIGSIILKNLIEYGYQGRIYPINPYANELMGLRAYPSISSVEGPVDVAVVSVPAKNVLDVIDDAGKAGVKFAVVISSGFKEVGNVELEEELVRRAHKYGIRVLGPNIFGYVYTPSRINASFGPRDVIPGNVAFISQSGALGIALMGTTILENIGVSSIVSIGNKADLEDADFLEFFENDPNTSVILLYIEGVRDGRRFIEIAGRVSLKKPIIAIKSGRTEAGAKAAASHTGSLAGGPVIWETALKQAGILFAKTVEDAFDWVKALSWNPIPAGDMLVVITNGGGAGVQATDTLAENGIILTRSPKDLVEEIKRFAPPFASLANPIDITGMAPDEWYYKALLAALKNPDVHAIVVLYCQTAVTNPMGVAKSILDAVKDSGIKKPITVGMVGGVETFEAIKYLTKNNIPAYPTPERAAAAMASIYRYLKLRDYVAKRLEVRY
- a CDS encoding phosphatidate cytidylyltransferase (InterPro IPR000374~KEGG: smr:Smar_0557 hypothetical protein~PFAM: phosphatidate cytidylyltransferase~SPTR: A3DM04 Putative uncharacterized protein), which produces MNIVNLINIENIIHDTIIAILLLIYIMFIVLLLTKKLYNFMTSRNIKHNVAVYYNRKIIHMSAGGIVSLLIPLFFKEPLVPMIFALIIALIIYLPHKMKRILYWFQVEENIYEVNFCIAWGISIAILWILLGDPYWAVIPALMISFGDAVTGIIRNIVFGYRTKHWIGNIGMAIVTIPIGYIYAGLAGIVSAVLSTIIERIELNPIDDNILITLVSTVTLALFRII
- a CDS encoding transcriptional regulator, AsnC family (COGs: COG1522 Transcriptional regulators~InterPro IPR000485:IPR019887:IPR019888~KEGG: sto:ST1473 transcriptional regulator~PFAM: Transcription regulator, AsnC-type-like~SMART: Transcription regulator, AsnC-type~SPTR: Q970Y0 158aa long hypothetical transcriptional regulator~PFAM: AsnC family), which gives rise to MVELDEIDILILRLVIHDCSLSVREISRLLQKSPTTIAKKIQRLRDSGVIERCEAILDYKKLGYNIMALILINVEGAHIEDVEKMLSSEPNVRAVYDITGEFDVAIIALFRDVDELDRFVKRLLKNPYVKRSVTNVIFKAVKDGVNIDVFG
- a CDS encoding DEAD/DEAH box helicase domain protein (COGs: COG1205 Distinct helicase family with a unique C-terminal domain including a metal-binding cysteine cluster~InterPro IPR001650:IPR011545:IPR014001:IPR014021~KEGG: smr:Smar_0096 DEAD/DEAH box helicase domain-containing protein~PFAM: DEAD/DEAH box helicase domain protein; helicase domain protein~SMART: DEAD-like helicase ; helicase domain protein~SPTR: A3DKP9 DEAD/DEAH box helicase domain protein~PFAM: Helicase conserved C-terminal domain; DEAD/DEAH box helicase), translating into MIKLMVYRDEIMNIIDTESILTSLGYEYLKRIEPPIEPERVSLRFIDIVPELKNFEIANYNIYRHQLESLEGLENGYNIILRSGTGSGKTEAWFFYFFNKAKRDPSYRAIALYPTLALANDQINRISRYSSTVGIKVMKLDAQYRDLIVRESGVAGLRRSIASSQLIITNPAFLLNEVKKLLLKPQASHLQSFFKKLNLLVIDEMDFYGPRSIALILAMMKILVDYSDVKPQIAILTATLANPEDVCIYLEKLTGRKCLVVDGKPFRVENRVYIVLGKNIRDIWEKMRGYSKEILRRDDVDRDIVRALNDFEFFRRNPYRVLQYLEALGFSVPSINMDYREIISNYSRDDGVTLVFTRSIARAEEVAKGVKEIVGDVVSAHHHLISKSLREIVEEKARRGEMKIIVSPRTLVQGIDIGTVVRVVHIGLPENIREFIHREGRKGRRREIPFTETVIIPSTRWDWEILSNGFEVLEKWLSLPLEKTIINPSNKYIKLFITLAKILSPWYRGDISKDEYEVLKEVKIVRADGSIDIDKAKYVWERINFYEFGPPYGVKRYIEEDGKLIPLEPIGHCDLVERFQIGCLDSSQDAMVIGIEKSHKGSKIVRYVLEKKLSKLNIFSIDALAEAFEEYRYIKMLWGEEISFLRDIARGKLHSYVLAVVYPPRQGFGELKKIPNRVLWQLISNRPRISRIGNRYIISYDRKTIYVPVETAGEYRDYTYGMIFDVEDSQDSTLLRIGLAYLMIILRKVYGIPFETIMYSVEKIGEKKFFTLHEPEAAGLIESIDWNLVRKVVEDYKPDELDIILMGQLDDIAYSELLSLGIDLSIVKNLVLKVIDYIQLMDRVSVLFRGRKFTIPKPSKALRLLSIDALSYTVNEEESIPKVVVGLDIYDGEEERNCVELYIRYPFTPPPKSLRDLENIVEDLVYYNDYSIIVFDRTSIVKELENANLKRLSKTVNEKAISLKDLFTKIGIETLSLGTILSEISIEGYDISSYIEDIIGLSKILIENMEDSYKMGKMSKKFIDSITRFLSARTKVLYILYLAMNSLIDEVNKKE
- a CDS encoding conserved hypothetical protein (KEGG: ape:APE_0240a hypothetical protein~SPTR: Q05E87 Putative uncharacterized protein), yielding MSEYEKALMNIPRDALQEIEEYEEQNIERRRRSQKKRKFPSYADIIEAIKEISGGSINRYTIDELYEAVLKYLEEQGFDTSMITENKFWRIVTSLVNRGSLRAELE
- a CDS encoding conserved hypothetical protein (KEGG: smr:Smar_0977 hypothetical protein~SPTR: A3DN66 Putative uncharacterized protein), whose amino-acid sequence is MPNLGFRLDSIRAERYSFDVVPQLNINMNIMFGKPERKDDGSYIIGFVIKVDCVPPIASIDIKGIVIVTPINVDESKNLEEHFKKNTIPYPLMLAVYSYTLPIIALLSRELGIPPPVQPPVQQQQEKRVGYHL
- a CDS encoding possible tyrosine transporter P-protein (TC 2.A.45.2.1) (COGs: COG1055 Na+/H+ antiporter NhaD and related arsenite permease~InterPro IPR000802:IPR004680~KEGG: dka:DKAM_0113 citrate transporter~PFAM: Citrate transporter; Arsenical pump membrane protein~SPTR: B8D2S3 Citrate transporter~PFAM: Citrate transporter) — translated: MKTIYKMIIIYIILFIISYSIMSMIKVGNDPIGKKLVDAWIYERNNTSSHTIDINSPTMIYIQSLALSLFLFVIAATIVKMEWRTGVAILAIVIIIFLSIVSPQSLIHNAIEWNLILFLIGSMSFAGILREMGVFRYLSIKILNLSKGNVYMLIALVGLLATALAAVVDEVTSIIYIVMLILEIGLILKIDVEPLIIFGVLATNTGSVALPIGNPIGVYLLFTTKMNISTFIRYALPLSFLDYVVLLFLSLVVMRKYIDSIKDRLIKQRKLIETYITHHEIELNGSRKRRLIYYGLILLVLFIAMVSLNDHIASFLSRVSDMIIDPHSFLAFIPYIFIALSIAGIPLEDIPRHVERSVDWSSLMFFICLFILSYSLTYTGVMTKLAYVFSAANSQTLLLPIMLLSSALLSAVLDNLSVIVTFTPVAQFLNSLGMVGFMIYFALLFGGVFGGNYTPIGSTANIVAVSMTEKRKIRIKWSSWLKIAIVTTTSQILVAMLWLYLATFL